A part of Sinorhizobium chiapasense genomic DNA contains:
- a CDS encoding DUF6665 family protein — protein sequence MTFRLPQSLNRFDTRSGVNVLEYELMAERADALGRHGLKVERAIAALDKFDSGKDGPAVRERLLDEAADAVWAFLIQREICGLRDSRDAVRRYGIPKEVMARLGIVRKR from the coding sequence ATGACATTCCGCCTGCCGCAGTCGCTGAACCGCTTCGATACCAGAAGCGGCGTGAACGTGCTCGAATATGAGCTGATGGCGGAGCGTGCGGACGCGCTTGGCCGCCACGGCTTGAAGGTGGAAAGGGCGATCGCAGCGCTGGACAAGTTCGACAGCGGCAAGGACGGGCCGGCTGTCCGCGAGCGGCTGCTCGACGAGGCGGCGGATGCCGTCTGGGCCTTCCTCATCCAGCGCGAGATATGCGGCCTGCGCGACAGTCGCGACGCGGTGCGCCGCTACGGCATTCCAAAGGAGGTCATGGCCCGCCTCGGAATCGTCAGAAAGCGATAG
- a CDS encoding YqaA family protein has translation MVAAALAGETSRTALFLAATAGNVLGAVVNFALGRFLIRFEHRRWFPVSPPARQRAEALFQRYGRPVLLFSWLPVIGDPLTLVAGLLRTPLTPFLVFVTIGKAARYAALLWLTP, from the coding sequence ATCGTCGCGGCGGCGCTTGCGGGCGAGACGAGCCGCACTGCGCTCTTCCTGGCGGCGACCGCCGGCAACGTGCTTGGCGCCGTTGTCAATTTCGCGCTCGGCCGGTTTCTCATCCGCTTCGAGCACCGCCGCTGGTTTCCGGTTTCGCCTCCCGCGCGGCAACGAGCCGAGGCGCTCTTTCAGCGCTATGGCCGGCCCGTGCTGCTTTTTTCCTGGCTGCCCGTCATCGGCGATCCGCTGACGCTCGTCGCCGGGCTGCTGAGGACGCCGCTGACGCCGTTTCTTGTCTTCGTGACGATAGGCAAGGCGGCGCGCTATGCGGCGCTGTTGTGGCTCACCCCCTGA
- a CDS encoding aldo/keto reductase family oxidoreductase, with translation MTINDQTGTLGNRTLKRVGYGAMQLAGPGVFGPPRDHGAAVAVLRAAVDAGVDHIDTSDFYGPHVTNRLIREALAPYPDDLVIVTKIGARRGEDGAWLPAFSKEELKQAVDNNLRNLGLDVLEVVNLRIMFDAHAPAEGSIEAPLTALAEFQQQGLVRHIGLSNVTPAQVAEGRRICDIVCVQNHYNLAHRADDALIDDLARDGIAYVPFFPLGGFTPLQSSTLSDVAKRLDATPMQVALAWLLHRGPNILLIPGTSSVAHLRENLAAADIALSDDTLKALDGMAESSSFG, from the coding sequence ATGACCATCAACGACCAAACTGGAACCTTGGGCAACCGCACCCTGAAGCGTGTTGGTTACGGCGCAATGCAGCTCGCCGGGCCTGGCGTGTTCGGCCCGCCCAGGGATCATGGCGCGGCAGTGGCCGTGCTGCGCGCGGCCGTGGATGCCGGCGTGGACCACATCGACACCAGCGACTTCTATGGCCCGCATGTCACCAACCGGTTGATCCGTGAGGCGCTCGCGCCCTATCCCGACGACCTCGTTATCGTCACGAAGATCGGCGCCCGACGCGGTGAGGATGGAGCGTGGCTCCCGGCCTTCTCAAAGGAGGAATTGAAGCAGGCGGTGGATAATAACCTGCGCAATCTCGGGCTCGACGTGTTAGAGGTGGTGAACCTCCGCATCATGTTCGATGCGCATGCCCCTGCAGAAGGGTCGATCGAGGCACCGCTTACCGCCTTGGCCGAGTTTCAGCAACAGGGCTTGGTGCGTCATATCGGACTGAGCAACGTTACGCCAGCGCAGGTTGCCGAAGGACGCCGGATCTGCGACATCGTCTGTGTGCAGAACCACTATAATCTGGCGCATCGCGCTGATGACGCTCTGATCGACGACCTCGCTCGCGACGGCATCGCCTATGTCCCTTTCTTCCCGCTTGGCGGGTTCACTCCACTGCAGTCGTCCACCTTATCCGATGTCGCAAAGCGCCTTGACGCGACGCCGATGCAGGTCGCACTCGCATGGCTGCTTCATCGCGGGCCCAACATTCTTCTGATCCCCGGCACATCCTCGGTCGCGCATCTGCGTGAGAACCTCGCCGCCGCCGACATCGCTCTCTCGGATGATACGCTCAAGGCACTGGACGGCATGGCGGAAAGCTCCAGCTTCGGCTGA
- a CDS encoding BA14K family protein, whose product MTGFRNFVMSCALAAASMIPPVAPVQAMPRPALDIEMKAPADVQNVTHRGYYRRGYYPRWRGGYYGGWPGYSPGYRRAGIAFYFGPGVGYFPGRYYYGNRYYYGTRYYGPGYYPGYYPHRYYGAPYGYYRPGYYGHRYYRPGYYGGW is encoded by the coding sequence ATGACGGGATTTCGGAATTTCGTTATGAGCTGCGCGCTGGCGGCCGCCTCCATGATTCCCCCTGTCGCGCCTGTCCAGGCCATGCCGCGTCCGGCGCTCGATATAGAGATGAAGGCCCCCGCGGATGTCCAGAACGTGACCCACCGTGGATATTATCGTCGGGGTTATTATCCGCGCTGGCGCGGCGGCTACTACGGTGGCTGGCCGGGTTACTCTCCCGGCTATCGCCGGGCCGGCATCGCCTTCTATTTCGGGCCCGGCGTCGGTTACTTTCCAGGTCGCTACTACTACGGGAACCGGTATTATTACGGGACCCGCTATTACGGCCCAGGCTATTATCCCGGTTACTATCCACACCGGTATTACGGTGCCCCGTACGGCTACTATCGCCCCGGCTACTACGGACATCGGTATTACCGACCCGGATACTATGGGGGCTGGTAA
- a CDS encoding adenylate/guanylate cyclase domain-containing protein, producing MSFKGVTGTPRPARWGLAAKLLATLVLLGAVAVLLTAVLGYIRARDALEQAIFDQLTTARQTKARQIETYFRTIQAELRLLATSKMAVESTREFRIAVEQLDRAGIPPELSQKVSAWYSENIIPQMTSLLGREPALSDYLPVGGAPYYLQYHYIVANPNPAERRGLLDDAGDGSEYSRLHAIYHPLMRAAAATVGFFDFMVADPKSGRLIYTVQKETDFTTSLQFGPYRRSNVATAVARCSLAPDQSAVCLADFAPYEPSGGAPIAFMSAPIIDKGVVIGVLIAQLSNEEIDNVVTGGRRWRQDGFGNTGEAYLVGPDYLVRSAPRAFYENLDGYFADLRAVGSPESEMSAIRRYRTPVLHQRIDTQATRAALAGVEGTGEIIGYRGVPTLASWGPLAIHDVKWGLVAKIDSAEAFAPIDRLRRDLMVVGGLAALVVAAAAAWLSRALLQPLLELTAAVKRFAAGDYGASVPVRTGDEIGQLCSAFNGMVEDIRQKNVAIEEKNRENEQLLLNVLPAPIANRLRSGEAGIADGFAEVTVAFADIVGFTELTSDMPPQDVVTLLNGLFTRFDASAQDLGVEKIKTVGDAYMAVCGLPVPTADHAERMVRMAIRMVHITREHALEHNTSLSIRVGINTGPVVAGVIGKSKYIYDLWGDTVNLASRMETGGIPNSIQVTRAVYEKLKGQFVFEPRGTIDVKGKGKVEAWLLRL from the coding sequence ATGTCTTTCAAGGGTGTGACCGGCACACCACGGCCCGCGCGCTGGGGCCTGGCCGCAAAACTGCTCGCGACGCTCGTCCTGCTTGGCGCGGTCGCCGTCCTGCTGACGGCAGTGCTCGGATATATCCGCGCCCGCGATGCGCTCGAGCAGGCAATTTTCGATCAGCTCACGACCGCCCGGCAGACCAAAGCGCGCCAGATCGAAACCTACTTCCGCACGATCCAGGCCGAGTTGCGCCTCCTTGCCACCTCGAAGATGGCAGTCGAATCAACACGCGAGTTCCGGATCGCAGTAGAACAACTTGATCGGGCAGGCATACCACCCGAATTGAGCCAAAAGGTCAGCGCCTGGTATTCCGAGAACATCATCCCGCAAATGACGAGTCTCTTGGGCAGGGAGCCAGCCCTGTCCGACTACTTGCCGGTCGGCGGAGCCCCCTACTACCTGCAGTATCACTACATCGTGGCCAATCCGAACCCGGCGGAGCGGCGCGGGCTCCTCGACGACGCCGGCGACGGCAGCGAATACAGCCGGCTACACGCCATCTATCATCCGCTGATGCGGGCGGCCGCCGCAACGGTCGGATTCTTCGACTTCATGGTGGCCGACCCCAAGTCGGGCCGGCTGATCTACACCGTCCAGAAGGAGACGGACTTCACCACATCCCTCCAGTTCGGTCCGTACCGCCGCTCAAACGTCGCAACGGCAGTCGCCCGCTGCTCGCTGGCTCCCGACCAGTCGGCTGTCTGCCTTGCGGATTTCGCGCCTTATGAGCCATCAGGCGGCGCACCAATCGCGTTCATGAGCGCGCCGATTATCGACAAGGGCGTCGTCATCGGCGTGCTGATCGCGCAGCTGTCGAACGAGGAGATCGACAACGTCGTCACCGGCGGCCGCCGCTGGCGGCAGGATGGATTTGGCAACACGGGCGAGGCATATCTCGTCGGGCCGGACTATCTGGTGCGCTCGGCCCCGCGCGCGTTCTACGAGAATCTCGACGGCTATTTCGCCGACCTCCGCGCCGTGGGCAGCCCTGAGAGCGAGATGTCAGCCATTCGGCGCTACAGGACACCCGTGCTGCATCAACGCATCGACACCCAGGCCACTAGGGCGGCGCTGGCCGGTGTCGAAGGTACTGGCGAGATCATCGGCTACCGTGGCGTTCCGACGCTCGCTTCATGGGGGCCACTCGCAATTCACGACGTCAAGTGGGGGCTTGTCGCCAAGATCGACAGCGCCGAAGCCTTCGCGCCGATCGACCGGCTGCGCCGGGATCTGATGGTGGTCGGGGGGCTGGCGGCGCTGGTGGTGGCAGCCGCGGCCGCGTGGCTTTCGCGCGCGCTGCTTCAGCCACTGCTCGAGCTCACCGCCGCGGTGAAACGCTTCGCCGCCGGCGACTACGGCGCCAGCGTCCCGGTCCGCACGGGCGACGAGATCGGCCAGCTCTGCTCGGCCTTCAATGGCATGGTCGAGGATATTCGACAGAAGAACGTCGCGATCGAGGAGAAGAATCGCGAGAACGAGCAGCTGCTGCTGAACGTGTTGCCCGCGCCGATCGCCAACCGGCTGCGTAGTGGCGAGGCAGGGATTGCGGATGGCTTTGCGGAGGTCACTGTCGCTTTCGCTGATATCGTCGGATTCACGGAGCTGACGTCTGATATGCCGCCGCAGGATGTCGTGACACTGCTCAACGGGCTCTTCACCCGTTTCGACGCTTCTGCTCAAGATCTCGGGGTCGAGAAGATCAAGACGGTGGGCGATGCCTATATGGCGGTGTGCGGCCTACCCGTGCCCACGGCCGACCACGCCGAGCGCATGGTTCGCATGGCCATCCGGATGGTTCACATTACCCGCGAGCACGCCCTGGAACACAACACCTCGCTCAGCATCAGAGTGGGCATCAACACCGGCCCGGTCGTGGCCGGCGTCATCGGTAAGAGCAAATACATCTACGACCTTTGGGGAGACACCGTGAACCTCGCAAGCCGGATGGAAACAGGCGGCATTCCCAATTCGATCCAGGTTACGCGCGCGGTCTACGAAAAGCTCAAAGGCCAGTTCGTCTTCGAGCCGCGCGGCACAATCGACGTCAAGGGCAAAGGGAAGGTTGAGGCGTGGCTCCTGAGATTGTAG
- a CDS encoding ribonuclease D: protein MANAIRFHEGDISAADAARYTGAIAIDTETLGLIPRRDRLCVVQLSPGDGTADVIRIAAGQREAPNLVAMLADPTRQKIFHFGRFDIAVLFHTFGVTATPVFCTKIASRLTRTYTDRHGLKDNLKELLDVDISKQQQSSDWAADILSPAQLEYAASDVLYLHALRDKLTARLVRDGRMEHAEACFAFLPTRAKLDLLGWEETDIFAHS from the coding sequence ATGGCGAATGCAATACGATTCCACGAAGGCGATATTTCCGCGGCCGATGCGGCCCGCTACACGGGCGCTATCGCCATCGACACGGAAACGCTCGGCCTCATTCCCCGCCGCGACCGGTTGTGCGTGGTGCAGCTTTCACCGGGCGACGGTACCGCCGACGTGATCCGCATCGCCGCCGGGCAGAGGGAAGCGCCGAACCTCGTTGCGATGCTCGCCGATCCGACGCGCCAGAAGATCTTCCACTTCGGCCGCTTCGATATCGCCGTGCTCTTCCACACCTTCGGCGTCACGGCGACACCGGTTTTCTGCACCAAGATCGCCTCGCGGCTGACGCGCACCTACACCGACCGGCATGGGCTCAAGGACAATCTCAAGGAACTGCTCGACGTCGATATTTCCAAGCAGCAGCAGTCATCGGACTGGGCGGCCGACATCCTTTCGCCGGCCCAGCTGGAATACGCCGCTTCCGACGTGCTCTACCTCCATGCGCTGCGCGACAAGCTGACGGCGCGCCTCGTGCGCGATGGCCGCATGGAGCATGCCGAAGCCTGCTTCGCCTTCCTGCCGACACGTGCCAAACTCGACCTGCTCGGCTGGGAGGAAACGGATATTTTCGCGCACAGCTGA
- a CDS encoding SelT/SelW/SelH family protein: MSEKPRVTILYCTQCNWLLRAGWMAQELLSTFGDALGEVALIPGTGGNFEIRVDGELVWERKRDGGFPGPKELKQRIRDVIEPERDLGHVDRS; encoded by the coding sequence ATGAGCGAAAAGCCCCGCGTCACAATCCTCTATTGCACCCAGTGCAACTGGCTGCTGCGCGCCGGCTGGATGGCGCAGGAGCTGCTGTCGACCTTTGGCGACGCGCTCGGCGAAGTCGCGCTGATCCCCGGCACTGGCGGCAATTTCGAGATCCGGGTCGATGGCGAGCTCGTCTGGGAGCGCAAACGCGACGGCGGCTTCCCTGGGCCGAAGGAGTTGAAGCAGCGGATCCGCGACGTGATCGAGCCGGAGCGCGATCTCGGTCATGTCGACAGAAGCTGA
- a CDS encoding adenylate/guanylate cyclase domain-containing protein — MRGSDENRHPAIWTHSLRSLFALVMVAMLIVVSATLVGLDYRRSRNAAIEDAEANMHAFVGRLVDRLGVLSGDTSALVGLVASVANSFLVPPPERLNDKIAILREGIMRSPHIDGVYVGYPDGRFFQVVDLAMPAWRMALDVPRGAALAVRSMEKDAEGKPVNRVLFLDAAGIQFAERRLTPTGFDPQTRPWYQAAVDGTGPVSTGPYEMATTGKLGMTISQAHHGNGKIVIGADVVLDTITDFLSRERLTDGSVSFILDAVGRPIIHSNPAMMRRILAATERYDPEASPKNDPLVESIRLNAPTAGKASFVDVGDRTYLVMVTPLASALLLSGHRVVVAAPLDELMATANAALLQGLAVSGAVVVLAVLSALVLAHLITKSLHQLTASANRLQDLDFTTPIDVPSYVTEISTLNGAMNKARDAIFTFALYVPKELVRRGIESGQFSGRAAWRQEVTALFTDIYDFTTISERHAPEEVVAMLSEYFDIFSETVHAHEGTIIQFLGDSVFAMWNAPVADERHAEHACRCALAVKERLQAFNEKQKAKGLPEFRTRFGIHTGTAVVGSVGAKERLQYTAMGDTVNVASRLEGMNKNYDTTIMASGAVVAQCKDVITFRPLGSAQAKGRATALDIYEVLAAIPVAEPKMDEAQTGTAA, encoded by the coding sequence ATGCGCGGCTCCGACGAGAATAGGCATCCCGCGATCTGGACGCATTCTCTCCGGTCGCTGTTTGCCCTCGTGATGGTTGCCATGCTCATCGTCGTGTCGGCGACGCTGGTCGGCCTCGATTACCGCCGTTCGCGCAATGCGGCGATCGAAGACGCCGAGGCCAACATGCACGCCTTCGTCGGCCGTCTCGTCGACCGGCTCGGCGTTCTCTCCGGCGACACATCGGCGCTCGTCGGTCTCGTGGCATCGGTGGCCAATTCCTTCCTCGTGCCACCACCGGAGCGTTTGAACGACAAGATCGCGATCCTGCGTGAAGGCATCATGCGGTCTCCGCATATCGATGGCGTTTACGTCGGCTATCCGGATGGTAGGTTCTTCCAGGTCGTCGATCTGGCAATGCCTGCATGGCGTATGGCGCTCGATGTGCCGCGAGGGGCGGCACTTGCCGTGCGCTCGATGGAAAAGGACGCCGAAGGAAAGCCGGTCAACCGCGTTCTGTTCCTCGATGCCGCCGGCATCCAGTTCGCCGAACGCCGGCTGACGCCAACGGGCTTCGACCCGCAAACCCGCCCCTGGTATCAGGCCGCCGTCGACGGGACCGGTCCGGTATCAACCGGGCCTTACGAGATGGCCACGACCGGCAAGCTCGGAATGACGATATCGCAAGCCCATCACGGAAACGGAAAGATCGTCATCGGCGCAGACGTCGTTCTCGACACGATTACCGACTTCCTGTCGCGCGAGCGGCTCACCGACGGTTCCGTTTCGTTCATTCTCGACGCGGTCGGACGGCCGATCATCCACTCCAATCCCGCCATGATGCGCCGCATCCTTGCCGCGACGGAGAGATACGATCCGGAGGCATCTCCCAAGAACGACCCACTGGTCGAAAGCATTCGGTTGAACGCACCTACGGCCGGCAAGGCGAGCTTCGTCGACGTCGGTGACCGAACCTATCTCGTCATGGTGACGCCGCTGGCCTCGGCCCTGTTGCTCTCGGGGCATCGGGTCGTCGTCGCCGCGCCTCTCGACGAACTGATGGCGACCGCCAACGCCGCCCTGCTCCAGGGCCTCGCGGTTTCAGGCGCCGTCGTGGTGCTCGCCGTCCTCAGCGCTCTCGTTCTCGCCCACCTGATCACGAAGTCTCTGCACCAGCTGACCGCCAGCGCCAACCGGCTGCAGGACCTGGACTTCACCACACCGATCGACGTGCCCTCGTATGTCACGGAAATCTCGACGCTCAACGGCGCGATGAACAAGGCCCGCGACGCGATCTTCACCTTCGCGCTCTACGTGCCCAAGGAACTGGTGCGGCGAGGCATCGAATCCGGGCAGTTCAGCGGCCGGGCCGCCTGGCGTCAGGAGGTGACGGCGCTTTTCACCGATATCTACGACTTCACCACGATCAGCGAGCGTCACGCGCCGGAGGAGGTGGTGGCGATGCTTTCGGAGTATTTCGATATTTTCAGCGAAACGGTCCATGCCCACGAAGGCACGATCATCCAGTTCCTCGGCGACTCGGTCTTCGCCATGTGGAACGCGCCGGTCGCCGACGAACGACATGCCGAACACGCCTGTCGCTGCGCGCTCGCCGTCAAGGAGAGGCTGCAGGCGTTCAACGAGAAACAGAAGGCAAAGGGCCTTCCGGAATTCCGGACGCGCTTCGGCATTCATACCGGCACCGCCGTCGTCGGCAGCGTCGGCGCGAAGGAGCGGCTGCAATATACGGCGATGGGCGACACGGTGAACGTCGCCTCGCGGCTTGAAGGCATGAATAAGAATTACGACACGACGATCATGGCGAGCGGCGCAGTCGTTGCCCAATGCAAGGACGTCATCACATTCCGCCCGCTCGGCTCGGCGCAGGCCAAGGGGCGGGCAACAGCCCTGGACATCTACGAGGTCCTGGCGGCAATCCCTGTCGCCGAACCGAAAATGGATGAAGCGCAAACCGGAACGGCAGCCTAG